The window GATTTAATAGAAACAGGCCTTATAGGCTCTACAGATTCAAGTATAAAAAGAGATTTAGTAGGAAGAATGTTAGGAATAGGGTATTGCAACTCAAAGCAGTTTTTAAAGAGGCTCAACAACTATGGAATAACTAGAGAAGAGTTCGAAGAAAGTATTAGGAGGTTGTATGATGAAAGGAGAGAATAAGAGGCTTTATTCACCAGCTGTAGTAAAAGAAATCATTGAAAAACATAGTTTTAGATTTTCTAAAAGTCTAGGACAAAATTTCTTAATAGATGGAAATATAATCGATAGGATAATAGAAGGTGCAAATATAGAGCATGATGATGGAATAATCGAAGTTGGGCCAGGCATAGGAACCCTTACACAGAAATTATGTGAGAGTGCAGAAAGAGTAGTTGCCATAGAGTTAGACAACAATTTACTTCCTATTTTAGAAGAAACTTTGGGAAACTACAACAATATAGAGGTGGTACATGGAGATGTTCTAAAGGTTAATTTAAATCAGCTAATAAAAGAAAAGCTAGATGGTAAAAAGGTAAAGGTAGTTGCAAATCTCCCATACTATATAACTACACCTATAATAATGAAGCTATTAGAAGAGAAGCTTAATATAGACAAGATCGTAGTAATGGTTCAAAAAGAAGTTGCATTAAGAATGAAAGCTACGCCAGGAAACAAAGATTATGGGGCTTTATCCATAGCAGTACAATACTACTCTAAACCTGAAATAATAGTGGATGTTCCAAAAAATGTATTTATGCCAAGGCCAAATGTAGACTCGGCAGTTATAATGCTAGATGTATATGATGAACCTGTAATAAAAGTTAAAGACGAAAAAATATTTTTTAATGTGGTAAAGGCTGCCTTTGGAAAAAGAAGAAAAACCCTTTTAAACGCATTGGCTGGTGGAATAGACCTAGGAAAAGAAAAAATAGAGGAAGTATTAAAGAGAAGTGAAATAGAACCAGTAAGAAGAGGCGAAACCCTTAGTATCATAGAATTTGCCAGAATTGCTGATGAAATATATGAAGTGATGAATAACTAATAGTTCACTATTTCCCTTTTTATACATATATTAATAACAAGATGTATAAAGGAGGGAATAATTTGAGTGCGTTTATGAGGAAGTTCGTCATATTGGAGGAGCAACCCGATTACTATAAGAAAGTGCAAGGAGTAACTCCTAAAGGCCATGTGAATATTGAAGTCAGAGATGGTAGAGGAAAGCTAATTGTGAATGTGGAAAACCTTAAAGTAGATCCAGATGAAGAGAAATTCTATAAAGCTTGTTTAATAGGATTAAATAATAAGGACTATGTAGATGTGGACTTAGGAGTCATAGTTTTAAACGACAAAGGCAGAGGAAGCATAGAGTGGAAATTTGACCCAGCATCAGTAGGAGGTACAAGTCTATCTATAGACAAATTTAACAATATACTTGTAAAAGAAGTAGATATGAATAATGAGAATAAAGGTGTAGTTGTTCCTTTATCAGGCTATATTTATAAAAAAGATGGTAGCCTAGTTAAGTTGATGAAAAAGCAATTAGAAAAGGAGTCCCCTAAAGAACAAGAAATACAAAAAATAGAAGAAACAAAACCAGAAGAGCCTAAGGTTGATGATGAGAAAGTTTTACAAGAAATAGAACTTAAAGAAGATTTACAAAAATATGAAGTAGAGACTGAAAAAATACAAGTTGAACAAATACAAGAAGATACATACGTGCCTTCTGAGGAAGAAGTTAATATAGAAGAAAATATAGAAAGTACATGTATAGAAGAAGAAAAAATAGAGCCAGATGATATGGAAAATACTCTAATAGAAGAACAAGAAATAGAGCATGAAGAACTCCCAATAGAAACACAAGATAGTTTTAAGCCAATTGAAGTAAAAACAGAAGGAGTAAATGTGGAGGAATTGTTCTTTGAAGATATTGTTCCACTTGATTTAGGACTAAATAATTTTGACCAAAGTAATATGGATGTAAAATATGAGAAGCTAGAAGAGCAAGAGTTGCAAAAAATGGAATATTCACAAGAGGTAGAAGACTCAAAAAAAATAGAAGAATTAAAGGAAGAAATAGCACCACAAAAAATACAAGAAGAACAGGAAGAGATTGAAGAACAGGTAGAAAGCACAGGTACTATTTGGATAGACCTAGAAACTGGAGAAGAAGTAGAAGAAGAAGAGGATGACCTTGATAGCCATTTTATTCATCTCCAAAACAACCAAGTAACCTATAATTATGGAGACTATATAGACAATACTTATGGTAGCAAGATAGATCCATATATGGATACTGTAAAGAACTATAGTATGCAAGTAGCAAATTATACAATGGACATACTAAAGTTTTTTAACAAAGTAGAGCCCTTTAGTGAAAATTTAAGGGATTGCACTTGGTGGAAGATTGAGCATAGTAGTGAAGATATTAATAGAGGCTTTCTTCCATTTTATAATTATCTAATTAATGTATATTATCCATATCCGTTGACATCAAGAACTACTACCTGTCAGAGCATGATAGAGAAATATGGGCACTATATTTTCGGCACTGTAAAAAATCAAGAAGAAGTGAAATACTATGTATACGGAGTGCCAGGAAAATTTACTATAGCAGATCACCCATATAATGGAGCCACAGGTTTTAATACATGGCTAAAAAATAAAGATTCATCAGAGGACTTAGGATATTGGCTTATATATATAGATGCACTAAGTGGCAAAATAGTAAATCCAGTAAATCCTACAATACCTACGAGATAACCTCTATATTTAGGGGTTATTTTTATTGTTTTGATATAAGTTTTTTTATTAAGGTAATACTATAAGTATGCTATAATTTAGTAAAAGGTCACTAAAGGGGGGAATGAAAATGGTAGATTTAGAACAAGATAGTTTATGTGACACGAATGAAGTAAATAAAGAAACCGTAAACAAGATTAAAAAGGACATTCTTCCAGATTCAACAATAGAAGGATTATCAGAAATTTTTAAGGCGTTAGGTGATCCTACAAGACTTAAAATTATTAATGTGCTCTCTAAACAGGCTTTATGTGTTTATGATATAGCAGATATACTTAGCATGAGCCAATCAGCCATATCCCATCAGTTAAGAGTCCTTAGAGGACTACGATTAGTGAAGTACAGAAAAGAAGGGAAACATGTAATTTATTCATTAGATGACGACCATGTACTCCAACTATTTAATCAAGGTATAGATCATATATCACATGAATAACCAATATTTAATTTCTTTTGGATTAAAAAAGGTTTTTTAGGGGTAATATAGAAAATAGTCTATAGATACAATATACTAAGAAAGATTATATTTAATATGGGAGGTATATTTAATGGCAAATGTAACTATTTATACAAGCAACACATGTCCACATTGTGTATCTGCAAAGCAGTATCTTTCAGAGAAAGGCATAAACTATACAGAGAAAAATGTTCAGACAGACCCTAGTGCACGAAAGGAGTTAATTCAAAAAGGCATCATGTCAGTACCTGTAATAGTAGTAGATGGGCAGGATATAGTAGGATTTGATAAAGCAAAGCTAGAAGAGCTTTTATAAGCAGATAGGCTCATCCTCGCTTTTGGTTCTAGTAGTTTATCCATAAGCTTAGGCATATGATTAAAAGTGTACCATAAAAAAACCTTGGCATAAAGCCAAGGTTATTTGTTTAATTCTTCAAGAAGTTTTTCTAAGTCAATTCCATGTACCATAGCAGCTTGCTCTAGTGATTCCATTTGAGAAGAAGGACATCCAACACATCCCATGCCAAATCTTAAAAGAGTCTCAACAGATTCTGGCTTTTCTCTTAATATTTCACCAATAAGCATATCTCTAGTTATAGTCATCAAAATTCCTCCTTAAAATCAGTTTAATTTAATAATACCATAAAAATAAATAATTAATGTGACTAAAATCACATTAATTATTATTATAACACTTTATTACAAATTATAATATACCAATTAAGAGAAAATAACAATATGTAAATAAAAAATGAATAAAAAATAATAAATTAGCCAAAATACTTATGAGGAGGGATAAAAATGTCAGATGATGAAAGAAACAATGGAAGAGATTATGACAGAACAAGAGATAACAACAACTTTAGTATTACCGAAATGATAGTTAGAGTAATAATTACAGCCATAGTTGTAGGCTTAACAGCATTTTTTACACCAGGTTTCAGTATTGACGGTTTATGGAGTTTACTAATAGCAAGTATTGTCATAGGGGCTTTAGACTACTTAGTAGAAAGATTTACAGGAATAGAAGCTTCTGCTTTTGGTAAAGGTATTAAAGGATTCTTAATTACAGTAGTTATCCTTTATGTAACTAAACTCATTGTACCAGGATTCCATATAACTTGGTTAGGAGCAATTATTGGTGCTCTAGTGATAGGTATAATCGATGCTATAATACCAGGTAAAGCAGTAGTATAGGAAATAACAGTTCACGTCAGAAATAAAATATAAATAATTAATGTAAATAGAACCTTTTGTCTTTATAGATATGAGGTTCTATTTATTTTAAAAAATTTTTGTAATTTTCATCAGTTTTATTACATATCTAATAGTAACTTGAAAAATATACCCCCACATGGTATAATTTTAGACATAAATAACAGCTTTACATTTGATAATAGAGGAGTGAGTATATGACTGATATTTCAATATCTGCATCCTTTGCTGCAGGATTATTATCTTTTTTTTCTCCTTGTGTACTTCCACTAATACCTGCATATATAACATACATAACAGGGACTGCATTAGAGGAAGAATTGGAAAACAAAAGATTTCTTGCACTTACTAGGACTTTAGGCTTTGTACTAGGTTTTACAATTATTTTCATGGCAATGGGAGTGTCTGCTAGCTTTATTGGAAGACTATTTAGGGTATATAAAAGGCAGTTTTCAATGATTAGTGGTTTATTAATAATTGGTTTAGGATTTAATATGATGGGTATTTTAAAATTAAATGTTCTTAATAAGGGAATAAGGTTTAAGCTGCCAAAGGCATCTAACTGGTTTAGTTCAGTTCTAGTAGGTATGGCATTTGCTGCTGGCTGGACTCCATGTGTTGGAGCTGTTTTAGGAACCATACTTTTACTTGCAGGAAATACAGGAACAGTATCATCAGGTTTCTTTCTATTGCTGTTCTATTCATTAGGTCTTGCAATTCCATTTATTTTAACAGCATTGCTTATAAGCAGATTTGGAAGATTTCTAACTAAGTCTGAAAAGGTACTTCCCTATATAACGAAAATAGGAGGATTGATTATAGTGCTCCTTGGACTTTTGATTTTTTTCAATAAAATGCATTTATTAACGAATTTGCTTTTATAGAAATAATTTAGGAGGGTTTCATGAAAAATAAAAAAATAGTCATTATCATATCAGTCATTGTGGGCATTATAGCCTTATCCATAGGTATAGGATTTTTAGCAATTAGGCATTTAGAAAAAACTGCTATAAAGAAACAACAGGAAATTATTGAGGCTAGAGACGATGCAAATAAAATAAACTTTGATGATATTATTGATGTAGGAGATTTTGCTCCAGATTTTACTTTACAAGATCTAGATGGAAATACAATATCTCTTGATGACTTTAAAGGTGAGAAGGTTGTGTTCTTAAATTTCTGGGCTACTTGGTGTCCACCATGTAGAGCAGAGATGCCTGATTTAGACAAGGTATATCAAGAAAGCAAAGGCGAAGATTTTATAGTTCTGGCCATAAATTTGGGAGAATCTGAAAAAATAGTTAAAGAATTTATGGCAGAAAACGGATACAGCTTCCCAGTACTATTAGACAAAACTCAAAAAGTTGGATTTGCATACAATACATTTTCCATACCAACTTCTGTGCTAGTAGATAAAGAAGGGAAAGTTAGAGTCTATAGACCTGGAGCTATGACATACAATCAAATGATAGAAATGGTAGAAAGTATACAGTAATGAGAACCTTAAGCTTAATAACCAGTTAAAAAATATAATAATATTTGCATATATGAGTAAATTAAAGCAGGAATAAATATAAAATATTGACCCTAAACTAAATATGTAGTAAAATTTGTTTTATAATACCCGTATGGGGTATATATAAAATAAGAAAACTATTAGGAGGGTTAATATGAATGTAAATGTAACAGAAAAGGCTCAACAAGAGATAAAAAGAATTATGGAGAAAAAAGGTTCAAATGGAAAGGATTTGAGAATATATATTGCAGGTGTTGGCTGAGGTGGCCCATCCTTTGGAATAGCTCTGGATGAGCAAAAAGAAAATGATGATGTAACAAGGATTGGTGAATATAATTATTTAGTTGATAAAGATCTTATAGAAACCTATGGGACATTTAATGTAGACTATACAAGTGACTGGCTAAGAAAAGGATTCAATATCGTACCAAATAGAGGCGGATCATCCTGTAGCTAAGTAACATAAAGAGTAAAGCACATTATAAAAAATGATGCTTTACTCTTTTTTATGACCTAACCCGATTCTTTCGGACGCTTTTTCGTCCCACATAAACTCCTAAAATTGGATAATTTTTTATAGATTAAATGATAAAATTATGGATATATATAAATTAGCGTTTTAGGAGGATAAGTATGATTAAATATTCGAAAGAAGATATACGAAAAGAAATGACTAGCTTAAGGAATGACCTAACAAAGGAATATGTAAATTACTTAAGCCAAAAGATTATTTCAACTCTTTTAAAGCTACCAATTTTTAAAGATAGTCAGAATATAATGCTCTATCTAAGCTTCGGTAATGAAGTAGATACCTTTAGACTAATTGAAGTTTGTAAGGAGCAGGGCAAAAAAATAATTGTTCCTTTTTGCGTAAAAGAAGGAAGACAAATAGTTCCCACAGAAATAAAAAATGTGGAAGAGGATTTAGTTAGAACTAAATTTGGGTATTTACAACCCAAAAAAGAGCTTGTAAGGCCCGTAAATACGCAAGAAATTGATTTAATACTACTTCCTGGACTTGCCTTTGATAGAGGCTGCTATAGGGTAAGTTATGGAGGAGGGTATTATGATAGATTTCTTGGAAAACTTAACTTCACAGTACCTACTATTGGACTGATATATGATTTCCAATTAATAGACTTAGCACCAATAGAAAATCATGATATACCAGTGGATTATGTAATTACGGAAAAAAGAATAATAATAAGAACAGACGAAAGAGTGAGTTTTAAGGAGGATTTTATGGAAAACCAAGGAATCAAAAACAATGAAGAAAAGAAAATACAGAAGAATATATGCGAAGAATGTGGAAGCACAATGAAACCAGATAGTGGTTGCTTCATATGCCCAAATTGTGGGTATAGTCCATGTGATATATAGAAAAATAATTAGAGGCTGTTGCATTATATACAAGATATAGTTTTATATAAACAATTAAAGAGATTCTTCGGACTTGTGCTTTTAGAATGACATGTTTTGCAAGTTGTCATACTAGACATAAGTGAAGAATCTCTTTTAGTTTAGCTAAACAACATCCTTTTATTATTTTGCCAGTTATCCTAAAATATTAAACTAAATGAAAGTAAGTCTCTATCATTTTGAAGAAAGTGAAGAATCCCCATTTAATATATATGAGAACCTTCACAATGCTCAGGGTGGCAAACAAGAAACATTACTTCCTAAATATCTTATGCAAAAATTCTTCTTCTAATCCTGTCTTTTCAGAGCTAATCTGATACTTAAAATCTGGATTAGCAGCACTTACAAAGCTTTCAATCCATGTAGTTCTTAGGTCATACATTATCTTTGGATCTGCACCAGCATCATTCCAGTAGCCTTTATGTAGACATCTAGATTGGCTGTATTCGATATAGTCTTCTTCAGATGCCCTAATTGAATTCACATTATCACAAGGCATTCCATTTAAGATGTAGTTATTTAATACATCATATACATCTTTAGGAGTGGATACATCATATTTTTCTCTTGCATCTTTACCTAAAGCAGCACCATTTTGCTTATAGATATTTTTAGCAAGAAAAATTCCATCATCCTTGTATTTTGCAAACAAATCTGCTAATATGGCAGCTTGTCTAGTTTCTGCAACAGCAATTTTTTCTTGGAGCCAGCCATGAATATTATCAGTGTCGATTAGTTCATCTAAAGGAGCCTCTGGAATCCTTTCACCATATTTATTAATATTTGCATCTTCTATACTATTTACATCATCTCCGAACCTTTCTTTAAATCCTTGTATTATTTCTTTTTCAAGGTCTTCATGGTATTTGATTTTATTGAATAACCAAAAATGTATGGGGGCTAAAAATTTGCTCATTTGAAAAATCCTCCTTTTTAGATATAATATAATTATCTAATCTTTTTTATTGTCTTCACAAGTTATATATTTATTCTAAAGATAATTAACTATATAAATAATATACAGAGGTACGGAAACTATTGATATGTCTAAAATCAAATAATAATGTGATAAAAGTCACATTTATATAAAGGGGTGAGGTTTGTGGAAAAAGTTTTAGATGTTGAAAGAGAATATAAAATCTGTAATTTGTGCAAAGGGAAGTATTGTGCCCATAAGGTATCCATATTCTCAGTTCTTACAGAAGAGCAATTAGCAAAACTAACAGCAAAAATATCGCATAAGAATTATAAAAAAGGCCAGGTCATTTTCTTCGAAGGAGATATATCAGATAAGCTTTATGTAATAAATAAAGGAAAAATCAAAATTTTTAAATATACTAGGGAAGGTAAGGAGCAAATACTCTACATTTTATCAGAAGGAGATTTTGTAGGAGACTTAAGCCTTCTGAAGAAGGACGAATTTAAATTTAATGCAGAGGCATTAGAAAATTCAAACATATGTGTACTTACGAAGGATGACTTTGATGAAATGTTAAAAGAAAACCCAGAGATAGCTATTGAAATATTGCAGGTAGTCTATGATAGAATTGTTAAGTTAGAAAATCTCATCCAAAATTTAAGTACAAAAGACATAGAAGCTAGAATAGCAGGATTACTACTTAGCTTTGTAAAGGACTTTGGAGTTCGTAAAGAAGACTCAATAGAGCTTGAACTACCTCTAAGTAGAGAAGATATAGCCAACTATATTGGTGTCACAAGAGAAACCATAAGCAGAAAGTTAGGAAGTATGCAAGACCAAGGGGTAATAGACCTAATTGGAAGCAAGAAAATTATCATAAAAGATATTGAAGAGCTAGAATATATGAGCACATAATAGATAAAGGACATAGTGTATTAAAAAATACTTAAACTTTTTATAATATAATATATATTGTCTATTCTAAAGAGAAGTGCATCCCAAAAGTCAGCAAATAATTTTTTTTGCTTTTGGAGGTGCATTTTTTATTTATATTTTTTTGCATATGTTTTGTCATCTATATTTTCTAAAAATTTTTGGAAGGACTATTTACAAATCAAAATTATAGTGTTACAATAAAAGCAACCTACCCCATATGGGGTGGGGGCATAAAATAAGTTAGCCTAACCTATACTAGGTAAGGGATAAAGGAGTGAGAAGGATGGCTATTAAAAAGTCAACTATAAAGGTGCTTGGAATGACCTGTGCAGCTTGTTCTAGAAGAGTTGAAGTGGCTCTTTCAAAGTTAGAAGGAGTAAGCACTGCTACAGTTAATTTAGTTGCAGAGAAAGCTACAGTGGAATACGATAGTGAAAAGCTTTCTATAGATGATATTGTAAAAACAGTTGAAAAAACAGGATATGAGGTTCCAACAGGAAAGGTTAGCCTAGACATAGAAGGCATGACCTGTGCGGCTTGTTCAGCAAGGGTAGAAAGAGTACTCAATAAGATAGAAGGGGTAAAATCCGTAAATGTAAACCTTGCATTAAATAAGGGAACAGTAGAATATATAGAAGGAGAATTAACGGTAGAGGATTTT of the Proteiniborus sp. DW1 genome contains:
- a CDS encoding DUF1858 domain-containing protein codes for the protein MTITRDMLIGEILREKPESVETLLRFGMGCVGCPSSQMESLEQAAMVHGIDLEKLLEELNK
- a CDS encoding Crp/Fnr family transcriptional regulator; this translates as MEKVLDVEREYKICNLCKGKYCAHKVSIFSVLTEEQLAKLTAKISHKNYKKGQVIFFEGDISDKLYVINKGKIKIFKYTREGKEQILYILSEGDFVGDLSLLKKDEFKFNAEALENSNICVLTKDDFDEMLKENPEIAIEILQVVYDRIVKLENLIQNLSTKDIEARIAGLLLSFVKDFGVRKEDSIELELPLSREDIANYIGVTRETISRKLGSMQDQGVIDLIGSKKIIIKDIEELEYMST
- a CDS encoding glutaredoxin family protein, producing the protein MANVTIYTSNTCPHCVSAKQYLSEKGINYTEKNVQTDPSARKELIQKGIMSVPVIVVDGQDIVGFDKAKLEELL
- a CDS encoding cytochrome c biogenesis protein CcdA; protein product: MTDISISASFAAGLLSFFSPCVLPLIPAYITYITGTALEEELENKRFLALTRTLGFVLGFTIIFMAMGVSASFIGRLFRVYKRQFSMISGLLIIGLGFNMMGILKLNVLNKGIRFKLPKASNWFSSVLVGMAFAAGWTPCVGAVLGTILLLAGNTGTVSSGFFLLLFYSLGLAIPFILTALLISRFGRFLTKSEKVLPYITKIGGLIIVLLGLLIFFNKMHLLTNLLL
- a CDS encoding phage holin family protein; translated protein: MSDDERNNGRDYDRTRDNNNFSITEMIVRVIITAIVVGLTAFFTPGFSIDGLWSLLIASIVIGALDYLVERFTGIEASAFGKGIKGFLITVVILYVTKLIVPGFHITWLGAIIGALVIGIIDAIIPGKAVV
- the rsmA gene encoding 16S rRNA (adenine(1518)-N(6)/adenine(1519)-N(6))-dimethyltransferase RsmA, which codes for MKGENKRLYSPAVVKEIIEKHSFRFSKSLGQNFLIDGNIIDRIIEGANIEHDDGIIEVGPGIGTLTQKLCESAERVVAIELDNNLLPILEETLGNYNNIEVVHGDVLKVNLNQLIKEKLDGKKVKVVANLPYYITTPIIMKLLEEKLNIDKIVVMVQKEVALRMKATPGNKDYGALSIAVQYYSKPEIIVDVPKNVFMPRPNVDSAVIMLDVYDEPVIKVKDEKIFFNVVKAAFGKRRKTLLNALAGGIDLGKEKIEEVLKRSEIEPVRRGETLSIIEFARIADEIYEVMNN
- a CDS encoding TlpA disulfide reductase family protein; the encoded protein is MKNKKIVIIISVIVGIIALSIGIGFLAIRHLEKTAIKKQQEIIEARDDANKINFDDIIDVGDFAPDFTLQDLDGNTISLDDFKGEKVVFLNFWATWCPPCRAEMPDLDKVYQESKGEDFIVLAINLGESEKIVKEFMAENGYSFPVLLDKTQKVGFAYNTFSIPTSVLVDKEGKVRVYRPGAMTYNQMIEMVESIQ
- a CDS encoding 5-formyltetrahydrofolate cyclo-ligase produces the protein MIKYSKEDIRKEMTSLRNDLTKEYVNYLSQKIISTLLKLPIFKDSQNIMLYLSFGNEVDTFRLIEVCKEQGKKIIVPFCVKEGRQIVPTEIKNVEEDLVRTKFGYLQPKKELVRPVNTQEIDLILLPGLAFDRGCYRVSYGGGYYDRFLGKLNFTVPTIGLIYDFQLIDLAPIENHDIPVDYVITEKRIIIRTDERVSFKEDFMENQGIKNNEEKKIQKNICEECGSTMKPDSGCFICPNCGYSPCDI
- a CDS encoding metalloregulator ArsR/SmtB family transcription factor produces the protein MVDLEQDSLCDTNEVNKETVNKIKKDILPDSTIEGLSEIFKALGDPTRLKIINVLSKQALCVYDIADILSMSQSAISHQLRVLRGLRLVKYRKEGKHVIYSLDDDHVLQLFNQGIDHISHE